The DNA region CTGCCCTTGAACGAGCTGATGCCAAACGAGAAATTCAAGCATGGGGATCGCATCAAGGCCTACATTACGAAGGTGGAAAATACGACGAAGGGGCCGCAAATTCTGCTGTCCCGCACGCATCCGGGCCTGTTGAAACGCTTGTTTGAGCTGGAGGTGCCGGAAATTTTCGACGGGGTGGTGGAGATCCGTTCCGTCGCCCGCGAAGCGGGATTCCGTTCCAAAATCGCGGTATACTCCCGCAACAGCGAGGTCGATCCGGTCGGCTCCTGCGTAGGGCCGAAAGGCACCCGGGTGCAAACGATCGTGAACGAGCTGCGCGGAGAGAAGATCGATATCGTCCGTTATTCGGAGAATGTCGAGGAATATGTGGCGAATGCGCTCAGCCCGTCCAAGGTGCTGGAAGTGCAGGTGTTTGAGGCCGAGAAGATGGCGCGCGTCATCGTGCCGGATTACCAGCTTTCGCTGGCGATCGGCATCAAAGGCCAGAACGCTCGCCTGGCGGCCAAATTGACCGGTTGGAAAATCGATATCAAGAGCGAAACCCAAGCGGAAGAGGAATTCGGAAGAGAAAAAACCGATCAGGACGAAATGCCTCAGGATTCCATCTCCGTAGATTGATCGGGGGCGGTTGAAGGATGAAACAGAGAAAGGTACCGCTGCGCAAATGCGTGGCCTGCCAGCAAATGATGCCCAAGAAATCGCTGATCCGCATCGTCCGTTCGCCGGAAGGCGAGGTGTC from Paenibacillus macerans includes:
- the nusA gene encoding transcription termination factor NusA, which encodes MSMDFIEALNELEREKGISKDILFEAIEAALISSYKRNFNTAQNVRVDMNRHTGAIKVYARKLVVEEVLDPRTEISLAAAREINQNYHLDDITEIEVTPRDFGRIAAQTAKQVVTQRIREAERGLIYNAFVEKEEDIVTGIVQRQDLRNIYVDLGKIEAHLPLNELMPNEKFKHGDRIKAYITKVENTTKGPQILLSRTHPGLLKRLFELEVPEIFDGVVEIRSVAREAGFRSKIAVYSRNSEVDPVGSCVGPKGTRVQTIVNELRGEKIDIVRYSENVEEYVANALSPSKVLEVQVFEAEKMARVIVPDYQLSLAIGIKGQNARLAAKLTGWKIDIKSETQAEEEFGREKTDQDEMPQDSISVD